The Pseudomonas rhizosphaerae genomic sequence TGGTCATCACGTTGGACGAGAACCCCTGGTGATACTTGACGTCACCGGAGCCCAGCTCGACCTTCTTCTTGCCTTCGAACTCGTCGAACAGGTCGCGAGGGTTCTTGCCGAAGGTATTGACCAGCACGTTGAGGCGGCCGCGGTGGGCCATGCCGATCACGACTTCCTTGGTCCCGTAGGAGCCCGAACGCTGGATCAGCTCGTCCAGCATCGGAATCAGGCTTTCGCCACCTTCCAGGCCGAAACGCTTGGTGCCTGGGTATTTGGTGCCCAGGTATTTTTCCAGGCCCTCGGCAGCCGTCACGCGCTCGAGCACATGGCTGCGGCTTTCGGCTGACATCGATGGCCGGCCACGCACGCTTTCCAGACGCTGCTGGAACCAGCTGCGCTGCTCCGAATCGGTGATATGGGTGAACTCGGCGCCAATGGTGCGGCAATATGTCTGCTGCAAAGCCTCGAGTATTTCACGTAGGCTCGCCTCCTCTTTGCCGATGAACAGGTCGCCGGCACGGAAGGTCGTATCCAGATCGGCATTGGTCATGCCGTAATGGTTGATTGACAGGTCTGCCGGAGCAGGCCGTTGCCACAGCCCCAACGGGTCCAGTTGGGCTGCCTGGTGGCCGCGCATCCGGTAGGCCTGAATCAATCGCAGCACTTCCACCTGCTTCTTTTCGTGCTCGCTGCTCACGCTACCGGCGGAAACCGGTTGGGCACGGCGCTGGTTTTTGGCCAGCAGGACGAAATGATCACGGATGGTGGAGTGTGCTACGTCGGTGGCAGTGCTGCCTTCGGCAGGCAACTTCTGAAAGTAGGTGCGCCATTCCTCTGGCACAGCGTTAGGGTCGTGCAGGTAAAGCTCATAGAGCTCTTCCACATAGGCAGCGTTACCACCGGATAGGTGGGCGCTGTTCCACATGCGCTGCATCACGCTTTCTTGCATGCTTGGTCACCCTCGGTTAGGGGACACCACCGGCGCTCACACCAGGGGCGTATTGACGCGGTCCGTGTACAGCGACCGTGCAAGCCACCTCAGAGTTGTACGCTGGTAGTCCGGGTACCAGCCCGGAGCCCCTGCTGGTCTTGTATCTTCGAAAGTAAAAGCGGAGCCATACGCAGCCACGCTCGGGTTTTCGTTGCAGCGCAGGATCGATCCCGCGCTGCAACGGCTTGCGGTGTAGCAGGTGAATCAGACGCCGTTGGACAACAGCATGTTCCGCACGTGGCCGATGGCCTTGGTGGGGTTCAAGCCTTTCGGGCAGACGCTGACGCAATTCATGATGCCGCGGCAGCGGAATACGCTGAACGGATCATCCATGGACGCCAGACGCTCGCTGGTCCGGGTATCACGGCTGTCGGCCAGGAAACGGTATGCCTGCAGCAATGCTGCCGGGCCCAGGAACTTGTCCGGGTTCCACCAGAACGACGGGCAGGAAGTCGAGCAGCAAGCACACAGAATGCACTCGTACAGACCGTCCAGCTTTTCACGCTCTTCCGGTGTTTGCAGGCGCTCGATGGCCGGAGCCGGCGTATCGTTCTGCAAGAACGGCTTAACCTTCTCGTACTGCTTGTAGAAGATGCTCATATCCACGACCAGGTCACGGATAACCGGCAACCCTGGCAGCGGACGGACGATCAACTTGTTACCTTTTACGACAGCGGACAGCGGCGTGATGCACGCCAGGCCGTTCTTGCCGTTGATGTTCATGCCATCGGAACCACACACGCCTTCGCGGCAGGAGCGGCGATAGGAGAACCCTTCGTCCTGTTCCTTGATCAGGGCCAGCACGTCCAGCACCATCACATCCTTGCCACCGGTGTCGACCTGGAATTCCTGCATGGACGGCGCAGCGTCCTGGTCCGGGTTATAGCGATAAACACTGACTTGCAACATGGCGGCCACCCTCAGTAAGTCCGGATCTTCGGTTCCATGGTAGGAACCGTTTTCGGCGAGAAGTTCACGGCGCGTTTGGCAACACGTTTTTCACCCGGGAAATACAGGGTGTGGCACAGCCAATTTTCGTCGTCGCGATCTTCGAAGTCTTCACGGGCGTGAGCGCCGCGAGACTCTTTGCGATGCTCTGCAGCAATCGCAGTGGCTTCCGCCACTTCCAGCAGGTTCTGCAATTCCAGCGCTTCGATCCGGGCGGTGTTGAAGCCCTGGCTCTTGTCGTTGATCTTGACGTTGGCAATGCGCTCACGCAGGCCAGCGAGCTGGTCGATACCTTTCTGCATGTACTCACCGGTGCGGAACACACCGAAGTAGTTCTGCATGCAGCTCTGCAGTTCTTTGCGCAGGCTGGCGACATCTTCGCCGGTAGTCCGCGCGTTAAGGCCGTCCAGACGCGCCAGGGCGACTTCCAGATCGGTGTCGCTGGCACGGCGGTAGTCGATGCCTTCGCTCAGCGCCTGCTCCAGGTGCAGGCCCGCAGCACGACCGAACACCACCAGGTCGAGCAGCGAGTTGCCACCCAGGCGGTTGGCGCCGTGTACGGACACGCAGGCCACTTCGCCCACGGCGAACAGACCCGGAATGATCGCGTCGTTGCCATTGGCATCCTGAGTGATTGCCTGACCGTGGATGTTGGTAGCGACACCCCCCATCATGTAATGACAAGTTGGCACGACAGGAATCGGCGCAACGGCCGGATCGACGTGGGCGAAGGTCTTGGACAGCTCCATGATACCCGGCAGGCGGCTGTGCAGCACTTCCTCGCCGAGGTGATCGAGCTTGAGCATCACATGGTCGCCATCCGGACCACAGCCGTTGCCGGCGATGATTTCCTTGACCATGGAACGTGCGACCACGTCACGACCGGCAAGGTCCTTGGCGTTGGGCGCATAGCGCTCCATGAAACGCTCGCCGTGCTTGTTGATCAGGTAACCGCCTTCACCGCGGCAACCTTCTGTAACCAGTACACCTGCGCCGGCAATGCCGGTTGGGTGGAACTGCCACATTTCGATGTCCTGTACCGGCACACCTGCACGCAGGGCCATGCCGACGCCGTCACCGGTGTTGATCAGGGCATTGGTGGTGGACGAATAGATACGTCCGGCACCGCCGGTGGCCAATACCGTAGCGTTGGCACGGATATAGGAGGTTTCACCGGTTTCGATGCAGATGGCGATCACGCCAACGATGGCACCGTCCTGGTTCTTCACCAAATCGACCGCATAGTATTCGTTGAGGAATACAGTGCCGGCCTTCAGGTTGGCCTGGTACAGGGTGTGCAGCAACGCGTGGCCGGTACGGTCGGCGGCAGCACAGGTACGTGCAGCCTGGCCGCCCTTGCCGAAGTCCTTGGACTGGCCGCCGAACGGACGCTGGTAGATGCGGCCCTGCTCGGTACGCGAGAACGGCAGACCCATGTGCTCGAGTTCGAAGACCGCTTCAGGGCCTACGGAACACATGTATTCAATAGCGTCCTGGTCGCCGATGTAGTCGGAACCCTTGACGGTATCGTACATGTGCCAGCGCCAATCGTCGTTCGGGTCGGCCGAAGCGATGGCGCAGGTGATGCCGCCCTGCGCCGACACGGTGTGCGAGCGAGTCGGGAAGACCTTGGTGACAACGGCGGTCTTGTGACCGCCCTGGGCCAGCTGCAGCGCTGCGCGCATGCCAGCACCGCCGCCACCGATGATGATGGCGTCGAAGGAAAGCGTACTAATGTTAGCCATGAATCAGATACCCCAAAGAATCTGCACACCCCAGACGAAGTACGCGAACATCGCGACGCCGCATACCGCCTGGAACAGGAAGCGTATAGCCGTGGCCGACTTGCCGAACGCCATTGGCGTGAGGTAGTCGGTGGCGATGGTCCACATGCCGACCCAGGCGTGGGCGCCTAGGGCGACCAGGGCCAGGAGGCTGAAGATGCGCATCCAGTTGCTGCTGAACAGCGAGTGCCATTGGGTGTACTCGATGCCTGGGTTGGCAACGATGTAACCGATCAGAAACAGAAAATAAGCCGCGAGAACGACCGCAGACACGCGCTGTGCCATCCAGTCATAGAGGCCCGAACGCGAAAGGTTCGTAACGTTGGTTACCATACCCAAACTCCTGCCAGAACGATCAGCACCACCGAAATGATGAGAACGATTTTGGAGCCCAGCTTACCGCCTTCCAGCGTCTCGCCGATGCCCATGTCCATGATCAGGTGGCGCACACCGGCCACCAGGTGATACAGCAAGGCGGACAGCAGGGCCCAGATCACAAGCTTGGCCAGCGGGCTGGTCAAATACGCCTTCACCTCGCCGAAGCCTTCCTCGGAGCCCAGGGATTTGCCCAATGCGTACAGCATGAGAGCGATGCCCAGGAACAGGATGACACCGGATATACGATGGAGAATGGACGTGTAAGCAGTGACAGGGAGTTTGATGGTCCTTAGGTCTAGGTTTACAGGTCGTTGGCTATTCACGGCTTTTTTCACACTGAAGAGCCCCTAGCAAGCAGGGCAAGTTGTAGGGAAGTGTACTGGTCAGGTACTCACCACCCAGGGAGTGACGACCCCGTCGAAATGGCTCGGAAAAGCCCCCGGCGGTCGGCTGCCGAGTATAGACAGTTAGGATACTAATGACAACGCACCCGCGGGCCCCGGACAGCGGATTGCGCAAGCATGGCAAAAGGTTTGAACAGGACGGAATTTCGCGAAAAAAGCCTGCTGGAAGCCCTCTGGGGCCCTACTTTAAGCAAATTGACATTCGAATTTATCTCACTATAGTGGTGCGGGCCCTGCGTGGGGGGTCTGTCTGATGATTCCAAGCATTAATAGGAGGCCACATGGCTGACAAAAAAGCGCAGTTGATCATCGAGGGCGCAGCCCCCGTCGAGCTGCCGATTTTAACCGGCACCGTTGGTCCCGATGTAATCGACGTCAGGAGCTTGACTGCCACGGGCCGCTTCACTTTCGACCCAGGCTTCATGTCGACCGCCTCGTGCGAGTCGAAGATCACCTACATCGACGGTGACGCCGGAATCCTGCTGCATCGCG encodes the following:
- the sdhC gene encoding succinate dehydrogenase, cytochrome b556 subunit; protein product: MKKAVNSQRPVNLDLRTIKLPVTAYTSILHRISGVILFLGIALMLYALGKSLGSEEGFGEVKAYLTSPLAKLVIWALLSALLYHLVAGVRHLIMDMGIGETLEGGKLGSKIVLIISVVLIVLAGVWVW
- a CDS encoding succinate dehydrogenase iron-sulfur subunit, encoding MLQVSVYRYNPDQDAAPSMQEFQVDTGGKDVMVLDVLALIKEQDEGFSYRRSCREGVCGSDGMNINGKNGLACITPLSAVVKGNKLIVRPLPGLPVIRDLVVDMSIFYKQYEKVKPFLQNDTPAPAIERLQTPEEREKLDGLYECILCACCSTSCPSFWWNPDKFLGPAALLQAYRFLADSRDTRTSERLASMDDPFSVFRCRGIMNCVSVCPKGLNPTKAIGHVRNMLLSNGV
- the sdhA gene encoding succinate dehydrogenase flavoprotein subunit is translated as MANISTLSFDAIIIGGGGAGMRAALQLAQGGHKTAVVTKVFPTRSHTVSAQGGITCAIASADPNDDWRWHMYDTVKGSDYIGDQDAIEYMCSVGPEAVFELEHMGLPFSRTEQGRIYQRPFGGQSKDFGKGGQAARTCAAADRTGHALLHTLYQANLKAGTVFLNEYYAVDLVKNQDGAIVGVIAICIETGETSYIRANATVLATGGAGRIYSSTTNALINTGDGVGMALRAGVPVQDIEMWQFHPTGIAGAGVLVTEGCRGEGGYLINKHGERFMERYAPNAKDLAGRDVVARSMVKEIIAGNGCGPDGDHVMLKLDHLGEEVLHSRLPGIMELSKTFAHVDPAVAPIPVVPTCHYMMGGVATNIHGQAITQDANGNDAIIPGLFAVGEVACVSVHGANRLGGNSLLDLVVFGRAAGLHLEQALSEGIDYRRASDTDLEVALARLDGLNARTTGEDVASLRKELQSCMQNYFGVFRTGEYMQKGIDQLAGLRERIANVKINDKSQGFNTARIEALELQNLLEVAEATAIAAEHRKESRGAHAREDFEDRDDENWLCHTLYFPGEKRVAKRAVNFSPKTVPTMEPKIRTY
- the sdhD gene encoding succinate dehydrogenase, hydrophobic membrane anchor protein gives rise to the protein MVTNVTNLSRSGLYDWMAQRVSAVVLAAYFLFLIGYIVANPGIEYTQWHSLFSSNWMRIFSLLALVALGAHAWVGMWTIATDYLTPMAFGKSATAIRFLFQAVCGVAMFAYFVWGVQILWGI